The Eulemur rufifrons isolate Redbay chromosome 29, OSU_ERuf_1, whole genome shotgun sequence DNA window CCACTATGTGCTTTACAGctgatagtttcttttttttttaatttttttttaatttcagcatattgtctATTCAGAAAACCTAGTCACCAAGAGCAGGGAATTTTTCaatgctactatttattgagcgtTCACTATATTGCTGTGCTCTGTACTATGCTAatactttacataaattatctcatgTACTCCTCTAATACTAATTATTATTGTATAAGTGGAGATAGAGAGAAACGAAGCTTTTGTTTCTGACTCTATTCTTCCCTTAACCTGCCGTTTCTTTTTCTCAGTGGTACCTAACTGGCTATACTTTTAGTAATCTTTAAAGCCACCTTAAATTTTCAAGACCAAAACAGCAATAACtacatgaatatatttatataacatgttATTTTGGACATGATGCTTTCCACCCCTGGACACCTGCTCTAAATTCACTTGGATGTTCGAGGATAAGTCATGCTCACTAGTAGTTTCTGGAAAGCACTGAAGACTTAGACATTCAGAAATTTACTAAGCAACTTACAAGAAAGCATAAAAATCTCCAATATGTTCGTTGAAAAAAGCATTTATGTttatgcttataaaaataaaattatcaagaaATCTTACACTCATATGTTCATAGATATCTTCATTAAGGACCCATTGTATATATGGCATAATGCTGTCCTCAGAGACCGTGCTGTGGGAATTATTGCAGTTACCAGAAGGGTTAAATTAGCAAACTGTTTTTTATTAATGTGCCTTTTAATTAAGAAGTAGTATGCTTGCCTtagagaaaacttgaaaaatatttttgcaaactgGTGCAGTATTAAAGAAAGAGTTGGTATCTTTGACACCAGATGCAAACCTCAAATCCACATCTTATTCACTTCCTGGACAATTCATGAACATTTTATCACCTCaatttttcctataaaatgggaataatatacTACAAAGTTGCTGTGAGTTAAATGAGAATAGTCTGATCATAATGGCAAGCCAACAGGTGTTATTAACTATTCCTTCCCTTGGAAAAGAATCTCACGGCAGAACTGCGTAGGGTCTGCTTTATAAAGAGGCAGGAATCCCATCCCCAGTAAAGTGCTTCCTAAGCTCCTTTGGTAATAgactattttctaataaaaatgttgGATTATTTCCCATTATACTCTCAAATGTGTGTACCCATTTCCAGGCTTTTATGGACAACCATTGCCCATCCGTTGACCCCAGGTTGAGAACACCTGCTCTAGtgttttaattatgattttactAAATCcccttaaaaaacaaagacatttttaaaaaataaaatgctctggGTGTCTTGCAGTGGACTGAAGGAAAACCACAGGCCTTTATTTTTGATAGCTTTGGGAAGAATGCAGTGTCAGAACACAACCCCATCGTAAACAATTAAATAAGTTGCCCAGAAACTTCATTAAAGTGTTGCTCTAATTTGTCACATATTTCCTATAACCTTTTAAAACACACAAGTAAATGTTTACCTCTGAGTCTGGATctaaatggatgaagaaaaattagaatgacAAAAATTCTATTTAACTCCACTTACATAACTGTGGCCATACCACTTTTTTCATATGATATTATTTAGAACATCAGATAATAAATCAAGAGACAGAATGTtctagaaaataaactttaaaaattggtAAGCACCGTGTACTTTttccaaaagacattttattgtgTTGAATCAAAGGTGGCTCTTTGGCACAGCAGCTCCAAGGAGTCATGCAAGTCCTCATTCCCTAATCCTGAGCCGGCCTGAGTTGCTGCTGGCAGCTGTCAACTTGTTTGGATTTCAAACTACATTGGATCCCTTCCTATAGCTGCCACGCCAAGCAGTGGAGCAGGCTCTGCCTACCTTTCTGTTGGTAATTTTGTTCTTAATCCTATGCTTCATTTCGTTTCTATAAATCCTTACAGAGGGATAAAAGCTCCTGAGAATTAATTGTTTAAGTGAACACGTACCTGGGAGAGAACGCTGCTGGCAAAGGGTCTGAGTTTGCATCCTGGCCCTGCTGTTGCTGTGTGTTTGACTTCAGCACGTCACCTTCACCTCTTTGAACCTTCATGTCTTCTTTTGTATAATGACAATAACATACCTTCCCAGATGGGTTTCAGATCCCAGATCACATGGAGATGATGCATGTAGAAGCATTTGGTAGCTGTTGGGTGCCATGTGTTAGCAAACTCATTTGATTACTTCCTGCTGGCCACGAAAAGGGACTGCTACAAGGTTCATCAGGTGTGGACCACTGATATTTGTAGCTGTCATTCCAAATTTTACTCTCAgtttgtttaattcaaaggtgaAGCTctctctgtttaattttttttaaaaaaactgccttctctttttaattttcttcttgctCTTAATGTTCTTCCTGGCTCACAGAGGTTCCTTAGGTTCCTCTCATCCCCTAGCCTTGAAGTAACCAAATCCTGTAGATTCTTCCCTTAACATCCCCAGaagctcttcttttctctttctctctctctggcgCGTGcgcgctcttttttttttttttttagtgaccaCTTTTCCAGGTTTGGCCCTACCATCATCTCACGCTTTGGTGACCCCAATAGCCTCCCTGCTTTGaatctctttcccttctcccccagcctGCACACTGTTGTCAAATTCATCTGCTCCATCATCTTCAATAGACCCCACTGTCTGTAACATAATATCTAGTCTGGCCTCCACCTGTCGTTCTAGCCCTGGTGACACAGGTCTATTCTGCCTGTGGCACTTACCGCACTTATCCTTGCTTGTTCCTGGGGCTTTGACACATTTCCAAggtcccttctttcttcctctccaaatCATAACGTATTTCCCAAGCCTTGCTCAAATCTCACCACCCCATAAAACTTCCTGATGCCTTCCAGCTCACCATGATCTAATTTCCTGAAGTCATTCTGCTAATTGAGTAGTTGAAGAGTTGTTCATCGATGATGAACTAACTATTCCTTAACACTGCGTGTCTTTGAAGCCGGTAAAGTCATGTCACGTTCTTTACATTTTACTGAGGGCCTTGTATCCTTATCCATGGTGTGGGGTTTTACTTTGAGGCAAGGAATTTAATCAGATCTATTTGGTTTTCCctagagcagtagttctcaatctTTTGCATAGTAAAGAAACACCTGGACAACATGTTAAAAGTTCACCTGGGCTCCACCGTAGATATAACAAGGTGTGAGCAGAGCCCAAACATCAGCGCTTCCAATGAGTTCCAGTGATGCCGATACTGCTGGTTGCTTTTAAGCTTCTCACACAGAACTAGTGCATAAAAACTAATACAGTATATCTTTATGGATAGTGCGtagtggggttttcttttttctcctttcttctagtCTATGCTCACGTGCTGTCACTTCTTCCTTTTAGATTGACTTTGAAGATGTGATTGCAGAACCAGAAGGGACACACAGTTTTGACGGCATTTGGAAGGCCAGCTTCACCACCTTCACTGTGACCAAATACTGGTTCTACCGCTTGCTGTCTGCGCTCTTTGGCATCCCGATGGCACTCATCTGGGGCATCTACTTCGCCATTCTCTCTTTCCTGCACATCTGGGCAGTGGTACCGTGCATTAAGAGCTTCCTGATTGAGATTCAGTGCATCAGCCGTGTCTATTCCATCTACGTACACACCTTCTGCGACCCGCTCTTTGAAGCTATTGGCAAAGTATTCAGCAATATCCGCATCAACATGCAGAAAGAAATATAAGTGACATTTGAAGGAGAGAAGTAtacctgattcttttttttattcttttaattttcttggtgCCGATTTCAAGTTTCAAGTTGCTAATACAGCAGCAATTTATGAACGAATTATCTTGGTTGGGAACAAAGAAATCACTTTCTCAGTTTTCATAGTTGTTGTTTGTCTCTTCTGAGctatttcatctgtttttttgacagtctgaatttttaaaaccatttaaatttttttcttacctttttattCATGTGTGGATCAATCATCGTTTTATCGGCTCAGATATGAACAAATTATTGAAAgataatttgagaaaaatatgaagaactgaagaggaaaaaaataagaaccaaCAGCCTCAACTGCCCACTCTAAAATGTTGGTCACTCCATGGTAAGGGAAGAATTCCAGGCCACGGCCACTGAGAGCACAAGTATGTGGGCAGATTTTAAGCAAACTCTTGTCCCACCATCTGAGGAGTTAGTGGATCACTGCcattcattttaataatccaGTGGGATCGAGTGATCCTTACAAGTTAGCAAACATAATCTTCTGCAGTTTCATGATCTGACTATTGccttattctttttgaaattttaaccTATGATACTTTCTGTGCTTGAATATTTGTCATACAGATAATGAGACTTAAGTGCCtttctgtttttcacattttccttttcaagtCAGGGCTAACTCATCCACTTTCTTCAGGGAGGTCAGCAACCTCCCTGAAGACCAAAATTAGAAAATCCATGACCTGCTTTTCCATGCTTGTTTCTGACCCGGGGTTAGAGTCCCGGGATGCTCACGTTTGCACTCGATCATGCAGTATCTTTATCCGTAGCGAGTATGGTTGACATTAGCCCGATAAAACGAATTAAAGTGGACGAATGGGCTGAGCCCTCTCTGGGCTGGCAGGAGTGGAAGCCAACTCTCCCTGCCTCCAATCAGCTCAATGAGGTCAGCATGCCTATTCAGCTTCGTTTATTTTCAAGAATAATCACGCTTTCCTGAATCCAAACTAATCCATCACCGGGGTGGTTTAATGGCTCAACATTGTGTTCCCTTTTCAGCTGATCAGTGGGCCTCTGGGAAATGGCTGTCAAAATGGAGGCCATTGTGTGAGACTGTCAGGGTTGCTGCAAACATGACCCCTTCTGAGCAAAGCACTTGCAACTGTCCGTTATGCTGTGACACGAGGCCCCTCCCCCGGCCAGGAGCTTTGGACCTGATCCAAGCATCACTTTGCTCAGAAAGaagatgggggaggaggcagTCATAAAAGAGTGAAGTAATTTGCTGGAACAAAGTTCAAATTCTTCTGAACTCAAACTGAGGAATTTCACCTGTAAACCTGAGTCATACAGAAAGCTGCCTGGTACATCCAAAAGCTTTTTATTCTTCCTGCTCATATTGTGATTCTGCCATGGGTGTTAAACCTTCAGTTATGCTTTTATTTCCCTACACTTATTGGAACTCTGCTTGACTTTTGCCTCTTTTAGTTTTCCTGACATTCTAATTACCAACCTGTTACCTACTttgatattttgcatttaaaacagACACTGGCATggacatagtttttcttttaaactgtgTACATAACTAAAATGTGCTATACTGCATACTTTTTAAGTGTAAAGATATCTTATCTTTATATGAGGAAAATCACTTGGTAAATGGCTTTGTAATTCAATCCGTAAACCGTGTGTTCCAAGACATGTCTGTTCTACATAGATGCTTAGTCCCTCATGCAAACCAATTGCTGGTCCAAAAGATTGCTGAAATTTTATATGCTGACTGatatattttacactttttttaTCCTGCATGTCTTCTAAAGGTTACAAGTCTGCacaataaaaatctttaacagataaacagttagctttattatttttcccctaaACTGGCATTTATGTGTCACTGTCtatttgtgtttgtgtctgtgtgtttgtatgtagTGAGTATGCACATAGTGTGAATACGAGTTTGGAGTGTGTTTGTGGGGGAGGGGTAATGGTCTCCCAATTTTCAATTATTGCAAAGTCATTTAGGTGAGAACTTTCGGCTACAGTCATCATCATTCATGGGCTACTTTAGATAAAAGTTATAATTAATAACAAAGTTGTTTTAGCAGCTTACCCAGTGTTTTATTATATGCCACCTGATTTGAgcctcaacaaatattaatactctCATTTGGTAAATGACACAGTTTGCATTCAGAGGGCAATGATTTCAACTTTGCCATACCTTAGGTGCAATTTTTAAGAGGTATATTTCAGTCacaatttatttttgtccttGGCTAAGTTTACATTCAGAActttctgtattagtcagggttctcctgAGAAGCAGACCAAGTAGGAAATggagatggaggggagggggagaaagaggcaaggaaggtggagatggaggggaagggggagggggagggggagaaagagggggagggggagagggaggtggagggggaggtggaggtggagatgAAAGTGGAAATGGAGGTGGAGGTGAAGGTGGAGATGGAAGTGGAAATGGTGGCGGAAATGAACCATAATGCTTATATTTATttagacaaaaattaaataatcacaaGGGAATTAGATTGGGTATAGATGACTGATAGAACCATTTTACCTTTAAGATTCAAaaccactatttttttctctaggaaTCTCTAGACTTTCATATTTACTCTCAAGTCTGCCAGCTGCTTTAATAATAATGAGTGTCTCTTGGTGTTATTCATTACCCAGCTTACTGGAGCCATCAATACAaactctctcctcttcccacagTGTACAACAAATCTACTTAGATTTGCTCCTATGGAAGATTCCTAACTCCTACCAAAAGCCATTCCCTCCACGAGTGTTCTGAATCTCATCTCCTCTTATTTTGCCAAGATCTTTGCTCCCTTGGATAGCGCCTTTAACTCCTTTACTATCTATCTCTCTCTGTGTTTGGGATTGTTCCCATTAGTCTACTAATatcatgtatatttttctcattaaaaaaaaaaaaactccctccCTTAACCTCAGATCTTCCTCCAGTCCTCAACTGTTTCTCTACTTTCTTTTACAGccaaatttctcaaaacaattatttatAGAGATTATCTAAACACTATTAAATTACCCTagctataattatatttttaagccaaacaagttttttaaataatCGTTTACTTCTCATGTCTGGATGTAGACGAGAGCTTACTTATTGGTCGTGGTATCATTGGTCTATGTGGGGCTctgtttgatttgatttgatttcattATTTAGTTATCATTAATTAACACCTATGAATCCATCACCAAATCAAAGAACTGGAATTCACAACTAcacatttgttcctttttttttcccaaccacCTGTCCCCCTTCACCCATATGAGATAACCATTCTCCTAAATtttgaatttatcattttcttgcctttttttaaaaaagtcttaaatATAAACAATGCCCCATCCTGTCAAATATTCCACATTATTTTAAACTGCTCAGCCATCTACACAGTTACTCAAGCTTGTAACCTAGGAGTCCCCCTagaactttctcttttcctccactCCCATAGCCACTCCATTACCAGACTGTCCGTGCATCTCCACAGTGTATCTTGCTTTTCCACCCTGGCCTCATTTCCACTTCCACTATCTCAGTGTGAGCAAACATCGTTTAAATCCTGATCTATCCTCGCTAGTCTGTTTCCACTCTtgtgccccaccccctccctcccctggccaTTTAACTCACTCGGGCATTTTGCTATTCAACAACACAAATTGTCagacaggtacacacacacacacacacacacacctggcttAAAACCCTGCAGTGACTTCTCATTGAATTCAGTATAAAATCTCTTTACCAAGGCCTACAAAGCCTTGACATGCTTCAGCTCCAACCTATCTCTCTGTTCTCAATTCATACCACCACCTCTTCACCATCTGTACTCCAGATACACTGACCGTTCAGTCCCAAGAACATGCTATGCACTATTTGGTCACGGGACTCTGCACAGCTGTTCCTTCTGACCAGGATGCTCGCatacctttctctcttctttgttaCCTCCCTCCCATCCTGTAGGTCTCAGAATGTCGCCCTTCAAAGAGGTCTTCCATGTCTTCCCTAACTGAAGCAAGTCCTCCTTTCTTAATCTCTGTCTTAGCCTCTTGCCTATTTCCTTCACAGCATATATCATATTgatcaattatttcctttgttcacAATTTTTTGGTCTTTCTCCCCCTTTTGGATTTAAACTCCATGAGGCAGGTATTTTATCATAACAGATAATTAATGTTTTGGGGGTGGCTGGATGGTCAGACCATCCTGGAGACTATGAGGGATGAGGTGCCAAATGTCTTCTTTACCACTGGTATAGTCATGAAGAAAATCGCCTAACCCTCTCTGAAATAAATTACAGCATTATCAACAACATGCTTgccatttgcttttcttcttccattttattttatttctctacgATTTTGTTCTCCATCAAACCATCCTCTATTGTACCcatttgaacatctttttgtggCAAACCATGAGTTTCTGTAATGAAAATTTTAGCAGGGACTATCCATGGATGTttgatatacatatttttttctacttgaatAATAGCAAACACATGTTGATACAGCTATTAAGGAAAAAGATGTTTTTCCAGCAGCTGTTGACTTCATCAATTCCACTATGTGATGAGTCACTCAAACTTCCACAGAGCTAGAAAGTTACAATGAAGGAAGTAGGGACTTTTTTATTGTGATGAGAAAGGAGTGGGAAAAGTTAGACGGAGAAAGTGAATAAAATCAACTGGAATGAGGGATTTGGTACTATAGAAAGTTGAGTAATTTATGTATTACACAGAAAAGACTTTACATCTATCTAATGCCATAATAGAACAACTGAAAAACATGTGAACACTGGCATAAAGAGTGGGGTATTTGCCACAGGAAGAAggcagttattttttaaataaagcaacaGCTGCCAGTGTGGGCCATTCTACAAATTACCAATGAGGAAACCTACTCCTCTTCTCAGTTGCATTAATAATCATAACTATTAATGAGATAATAACTATCCAGGCATTAGTCAACATCCTTGTTGAGAGGCTATTTTTTAAATCCCCCATCACATTGCACAACCTCTTGGAAAAGGTGAGACTTAATTACCTGCCAACTCTAAGACAGAAAGCCCTGTTGACTGCATAACACAAGTAAGCACTCTGGGAAGTACATAGCACAATATGCACATTGATGAATGTAATTTGGCTTGAGAGTGACTTTACATTTCCACAGTGATTTTGTTCTTTGCCTCATTGCCTTTCATATTgccctcaaaataataatagccttcatttattgagcacatgtcACACACCAGGCAACAAgctaaacattttacaaatattactaACAACAGCTCTATGTCTTATGTGTTATTGTCTAGGTCAAGTGGACCCCATTGCTCTGTTTTAGAGAtcaagaaactgaagcttagagaggttaaataacttactccAGGTAACCCAATGAGTTTAACACCCTATTAGCTTCAAAGCTCTTCTTTATGAAGAATCCAGTATGTGCTTGAGAAAAACTGCAAAAGTGTGACTCCATTTGACAGTGTTACAACAGCATTGTGTAtcatcaatgggaaaaaaaagaagagtaaatggTTAAAGGCCATGCAAATAATATGTTTTGTAGTCTAAATCTGTTAACATAGTTCTTCACTTTATTCCTTCAACAGGCATTTATGGAACAACTATTTGGTATTGTAGGAATTAGAAAGATAAAAGagacaaagatgagtaagacaaaGACCTTTGTCTTCATGGGAGCTCAATGAAGCATCTATGAAGGCAACTCCAAGATGGAATTAACATTTTGCTAATTTTCtgctaaaaaataactttttacacaataaaaattattgagaatcaATTTTATAGTTCAATACAGTGGCTTTAAAACTGTGCCTTATAGAATCCCAAGGTAGTGACTAGCTTCCCTAAGATGACAGAGGTGAACTACGGTGGAGATCAGAGGAACCGTGTCTACCCCTTTCCCTCAAACAGGTAAGTTCTGATTTAACTT harbors:
- the CAV1 gene encoding caveolin-1 isoform X2, giving the protein MADEVSEKQQVYDAHTKEIDLVNRDPKHLNDDVVKIDFEDVIAEPEGTHSFDGIWKASFTTFTVTKYWFYRLLSALFGIPMALIWGIYFAILSFLHIWAVVPCIKSFLIEIQCISRVYSIYVHTFCDPLFEAIGKVFSNIRINMQKEI
- the CAV1 gene encoding caveolin-1 isoform X1 produces the protein MSGGKYVDSEGHLYTVPIREQGNIYKPNNKAMADEVSEKQQVYDAHTKEIDLVNRDPKHLNDDVVKIDFEDVIAEPEGTHSFDGIWKASFTTFTVTKYWFYRLLSALFGIPMALIWGIYFAILSFLHIWAVVPCIKSFLIEIQCISRVYSIYVHTFCDPLFEAIGKVFSNIRINMQKEI